ttatttttcttatttttcagtGGCGTTGGCCCATATGACATCGGTTTGCTTAAGCTTGCGTCTCCATTGAAGTTCAATGAAAGAGTACAACCCATCGAATTGGCATCACCGGAAAGTGACCCAACGGGAGAAGCATGGCTTTGTGGATGGGGCTCTACCTCAACTGGCTTTTTGCCAGACATGCCAGATAAACTTCAGCATGTTCAGAAAGAGTACGTCGATCGTGTTACTTGTCACGAATCGGTCGTACGCTTGACTGGATCTTCTCCCGTTCACGAAACCAATGTCTGTACTGGTCCATTGAAAGGTGGAATCTCCGCATGCAGcgtaagttttatttattcgcggtaaatttaataaatgatattaatttactaatgCAGCAATTTAATATACCAAATTACTTTCAGGGTGATTCCGGTGGTCCTCTAATCTCTAAGCGTCCAGGACAAAAGCCAGTGCTCACTGGAATAGTATCTTGGGGTATTATTCCATGTGGTAGTGCAGGTGCACCATCCGTATATACTAGGGTATCCAAATTTAACGATTGGGTTGACCAGCGGCTAATTATTTACGGCAATCATTAACGACGGCGATATTGACGATGTATAAGTCCATACTGatgacaaattataatatactattcaatacaaaataaatatgcagcataaatgaacaataataattttattccaaacCTACGATACTGTCCTACATATACAGtatatataatgcaaaaatcgaattaatagtttaattcATTGAAGGAAGCAATTATACGTGACATAcgcattatataaaagattttatatcaaaaattactcTGGTAAGCATGgaccaaagaaaaaattataaaaattttttgttttttatgaatttgctatattatttacaatacttattttataattctctaaaactttattttataatctatagCTGCTATCgtacacaataattttttaaataaaatgttctttgTGTGATGAAAGTTATTTTCTGTATtcgtttttctatattttactcTATttgtcttatatatttatattatatatgacaaaataaaaatttgtatttacttTTACTACTCAATATACAATAGTTACAAACGTGTGcgcgttattattttaaatatatattagttttGCATCGTAAGTAACGTTTACAATtgatgtataatacatattttatttaattttactatatatgtttatattatagtaaagaaatataaacataaagtatatatttttatacaaatatgacaagtttgacttttattttaactatattatagTTTCCCCAAAATTATCTCGACTTTTATACTTATcccttttacaattattatatgattttatatacatatatatgtacatatatatatatatatatataaaatctaaaccTATTGTTTGTTGGAATTgcaattaattggaaattgaAACTGGGAAATCCGTTTACATCACACTTTGAtcatattgataaataaaaaaaaaaaattaatttatcctaTTATAAGATGAGATTACTagtttttaatgcttttttataattttattaagtgaTAATAATCACAATCTGATAAAGATAATACAAGTCTATTAAATGATCAttcataattgttattatttaaataaatgttctgTTTATAGTTCATTAtggcgcgcgcgctatttaactttttatattttactttttaaaaattaattaaacataattgtgtaaataactatctatacaaatttgacagttGTCAAATTTCAATCACAATGACAGTTACCCTAGCAATACCAaataagcgcagcgagagaattAATCAGCATCGCCGAAAATTGGCAACAATACAATTGGTAACATTTCCTTTTTACAAAGTGGAGTGGATGGCTGGAAGGGTagacaacataaaaatatcttttgaaaTCATTCTAATCATAGATAGGAATTTCTagtgattataaatttatcagcgCATTGTCATCATTGATATGATACGAATGTACTTCATGAATCAAGTATAAAATGCAGTCAATGTTAGGCTGACATCAAACAGTGAAATGTATCTTAAAGCAGTCGTGTTCTTTGCTCTCGCAGCGGTAGCGGTCGCCGGTAAGTCAATTTTTTCGATTTATCTAataaacacaaatatattttcttaaaaaaaaaacttcttagaacaataataattaaaattttatagagagGCCCCGAGTCGGTCTTCGGATGCCGCAGATCTTGCCGCCTTTTAAGCGCTCGTACTCGCCTCAAGTGGTCGGAGGTAACGAAGCTCCGGTAGGAGGTTACCCGTTCATAGTTTCCCTTCAACTATTCTCCGATCATTTCTGCGCCGGATCCATCTTGAACGAGCGATGGATTGTAACAGCAGCACACTGCGTTGATGCAGTTTCTCCTAGCCTTATTACCGTTAAGGCTGGCAAGCATAATGTTAATGCTCGAGAGAATACTGAACAAGAGGTCTCAGTGGTACGAGGTATCATACATGAAAATTATGGAGGGTAAGTGAAACGTTGAAAGCAATAAATATgaacaaattcaaaatttagtacacaaagttaaattaatatctgtataatatttaattaatgctatatttataattaatttatatttacatacttttaatGTAGAACATAATAGCTGTTGCAGCAATAATCAACAATTTTACTTCTATAATAAATCCAATAATCGAAACTATCGACGTAGTAATAACGtagtattaatattgatattgcgATAATCATTTGACACTTACGATTATAAAAACTATCTCAGATAAGcgataatgtataaaattttgagatttgctatattgcacacgtgatattatttttaaatctgtagattattatttttcttgtaataattcttttagtttaatattaacttaaacgacgttatctttataaagatttgtaattaataaatttatatttttgtatttatattgcaatttatatctACTTTTTAGTGGCGTCGGTCCATATGACATTGGTTTACTTCAGCTTGCGTCTCCATTGAAGTTTAATGATAGAGTAAAGCCCATCAATTTGCCAGCACGAGGAAGTGACCCAGGCAAAAATGAAAAGGGACTGCTTTCTGGATGGGGCTCCACTTCGACTTCTCGTGTCCCAGTATATCCTGATAAACTTCAGCATGTTGAAGTAGATTACGTCGACCGTGCTACTTGCCACAAAGCCGTATTGGATTTGACCGGATCTTCTCCCGTTCACGAAACCAATGTCTGCTCTGGTCCATTGACAGGTGGAATCTCCGCATGCAGCGTAAGTTCTAAACAATTAGTAATTTAGTAATTGACagtagttttattattatcttattacggcaatttaattttttacttttcttttttagggTGATTCCGGTGGTCCTCTAATCTCTGTGCGTCCAGGACAAGGACCAGAGCTCACTGGAATAGTATCTTGGGGTATTATTCCATGCGGCACTAAAGGTGCGCCATCCGTATATGCCAGAGTATCCCTGTTCATCGATTGGATTAATCAGAAAACcggtaataattaatacggcgatattaataatgtattattattgtaaactaATGACAAGTTgttatgatatttaataaataaataaatatgcaacataaataaacaacaatgtttccttattttaaaactacgtaacactaaaattaaataatttaattgaatgaaGAAGGCATTCACAGCAAATAGTATTGctgtattcatatttttattacatttgacaATTATcacaaatgttattattttaaatatttacatcttATAATTGACACTTtctaatatatgatatatgttttaaataattaaatgctaatatataaaataaatataaaataaaaactgtttttaatgtatcataatattaaaatctaatataaaaaaataataattacaaaaataaatttaaaattataaaagtcaATCAAAGTTAacgaatttgaaaatatatctttagaaaataatcaatattcaataacattcaaaataaattaaataaataaattttttagtttatagcaaataaatttaatgcagTAATGTAGAAACTTTTACATTTGgtgcaaaaaattgtttttaggTTTTATGCtgttaactaaaattttgcttttagATAGaggtatatttataaagaatatcgTAAAGACTATcggaaaattgaaattttaagtaaCAATGTACAAACGTTAAAAGTTAAGAATATTTCCAGATGAAGTTTTTATACAGTTTGTTTATATcacaaaataacatttattgtaaaatataggACAAATAGCTTTTATAgagattttctaattaattattagcaGTATAAGCATGTTGAGGTATAATACATCAATCGTATTACTTGCCACGGcacataacaaaaaattaaataataatttgatttggTGAAGAAATCATTTATACACAAAAttgtatatcaaaaattactatggtaactgcggatcaaagaaaaaattataaacatttttcattagCGTTTTTTCTCTAATTGccatattatttacattacttattgtataattgtctgaaacttttttatagtcTATtgtacatagtaattttttatataaaatttgttgttaaCAAAAGTTATTGCTATGTATTT
This genomic stretch from Monomorium pharaonis isolate MP-MQ-018 chromosome 4, ASM1337386v2, whole genome shotgun sequence harbors:
- the LOC105834244 gene encoding trypsin-1-like is translated as MSIKRIQFVGLTSNSEMFSKAIVFFAILAVAVTERPRVGLRMPPILPPFKGLRPPILPQVVGGDEAPVGGYPFIVSLQSYSQHFCAGSILNEEWVITAAHCVQAVPSANRITVKAGKHNVNARENTEQVVQVVLGVVHSDYQGGVGPYDIGLLKLASPLKFNERVQPIELASPESDPTGEAWLCGWGSTSTGFLPDMPDKLQHVQKEYVDRVTCHESVVRLTGSSPVHETNVCTGPLKGGISACSGDSGGPLISKRPGQKPVLTGIVSWGIIPCGSAGAPSVYTRVSKFNDWVDQRLIIYGNH
- the LOC118645095 gene encoding trypsin-1-like — translated: MYLKAVVFFALAAVAVAERPRVGLRMPQILPPFKRSYSPQVVGGNEAPVGGYPFIVSLQLFSDHFCAGSILNERWIVTAAHCVDAVSPSLITVKAGKHNVNARENTEQEVSVVRGIIHENYGGGVGPYDIGLLQLASPLKFNDRVKPINLPARGSDPGKNEKGLLSGWGSTSTSRVPVYPDKLQHVEVDYVDRATCHKAVLDLTGSSPVHETNVCSGPLTGGISACSGDSGGPLISVRPGQGPELTGIVSWGIIPCGTKGAPSVYARVSLFIDWINQKTGNN